GTCCATGACAACGCTGAACAAAAACGCTGCCGAGATCAGCCGAAAGTATACGGTCCACGCGGCAACCGATGTGACCGGTTTCAGTTTTCTGGGCCATCTGCACGAGATGATGGGCGGAAAGCTTTCCTGTATCATTGATGCACGGATGGTGCCGGTTCTACCGGGAGCCGAAAAAGCGGCAGATGATTTTTTGTATACCGCTGCCGGACAGCGCAACCGCAACCATACCGGCCCATATGTCACTTTTGAAAATGTGCCGTTTGCAATGGAAGAGGTGCTGTTTGACCCACAGACTTCCGGCGGACTATTGCTGGCCGTGTTGCCAGAAGAAGCAAATGCGCTGGAAGCAGAGCTGCAGGCCGCTGGCCTGCCCGCAAAGATCGTGGGTGAGATCATACCCAAAACCGAACAGGAAATCACTGTAAAATACTGATGGAGACCTACAATTATGATGCTGAAAGTTGATGCCCGTGGTGACGCATGCCCGCTGCCCGTTGTAAAAGCCAAAAAGGCGATCTCTGAACTGAAGGGTGCCGGTGAGGTGGAAGTGCTGGTGGATAATGAGATCGCCGTGCAGAACCTTACCAAAATGGCCCAGCAGAAAGGTTATCAGTACAGCGCCGAAAAGCTGGCCGAGCGGGAATACCGCGTGCTGTTCACGGTCGGCGAAGCGTCCGAAACACCCACTGAAGAAGCACCGGCCTGTGCACTGGACACCCGCACGGACACGGTGGTTGCCATCAGCTCTGATAAAATGGGCATTGGCGCAGATGACCTTGGCAAGTCCCTGCTCAAGGCCTTTGTGTTCGCACTTACCCAGCAGGATCAGCTGCCCAAAACAGTGCTGTTCTATAACGGCGGCGCGTCCCTGACCTGTGAGGGTTCGCCCATGCTGGATGACCTGAAGACACTGGAAGCACAGGGCGTGGAGATCATGACCTGCGGCACCTGCCTGAATTTCTATGGCCTGACCGAAAAGCTTGCTGTTGGCAGTGTGACCAACATGTACACCATCGTGGAAAAGCTGACGCAGGCAGGCAACGTGGTGAAACCGTGATCTATCTGGATAACGCTGCCACGACCCTGCGCAAGCCGCCGCAGGTAGAGCAGGCTGTGCTGGACGCAATGCGCACGGCAGGCAATCCGGGACGGGGTGCTCATGAGCCCACGCTGCACGCAAGCCGTCTTGTTTATGCTGCGCGGTGCGCAATGGCAAAGCTCCTCCACGCACCAGACCCGTCCTGTATTGCTTTTGCGGCAAATGCAACGGAGGCCTTGAACATTGCATTGGGTGGTCTTTTTGCACCGGGTGATCATATCATCACAACGGTATGTGAGCATAACTCTGTTCTGCGGCCGCTCTACCGGCTGCGGGAACAGGGCTTGCAGTTCAGTTTTGCAGGCGTGGATGAGCGCGGACGGCTGCAATATGATGACTGGGATAAGCTGGTTCAGCCCAATACAAAAGCGCTGGTCGTAACAGGTGCTTCCAATGTGACCGGCAACGGAACGGATCTTGCAAAAGCAGCGGGTTTTGCGCACCGGCACGGCCTGCTGCTGATCGTGGATGCGGCCCAGACGGCGGGTTCACAGCCCATTGACGTACAGGCACTGGGCATTGATGTGCTATGCTTCACCGGGCATAAGGCGCTGCTTGGCCCGCAGGGAACAGGCGGCTTGTATGTGCGCCCGGGGCTTTCCATCCAGCCATTGGTAGTGGGAGGCAGCGGCGTACACAGCTTTGATGAACAGCATCCCGCACAGATGCCCACCGCTCTGGAAGCCGGGACGCTCAATGTTCCGGGTCTGGCGGGCCTGTGTGCCGGTGTGGAATGGATTCTGGCTCAGGGCGTGGAAACGCTGTGTGCAAAAGAAACTGCACTGGCGGCGCTCTTTTATAAAAACATTCGAGATCTGCCGAACGTGAAGATCTACGGCGACCCGGAAATGGCGCTGCACGCTCCCATTATCTCGCTCAACATCGGAGACGAAGATTCAGCCCGCATTGCAGATATTCTGTGGGAGGACTACAGCATCTGTGTGCGTGCCGGTGCGCACTGTGCACCGCTGATGCATAAAGCGCTGGGCACGGTGGAACAGGGCGTGGTACGGTTCAGCTTTTCGCATTTCAATACGGAAGCCGAAGTGCTTCAGACAGCAGCCGCTGTTCAGGAGCTTGCACAGGAGACCTGATATGCGCATCAAAAAAACTTATATTGTTCTTTCATTCCGCACAACGCTGGATGCCATGGAATGGGAAAAGCAGTGCCTTGCGGAGAAGGTTCCGGGCAGGCTCATCCCACTGCCGCGCGAGATCTCCGCAGGCTGCGGCCTTGCCTGGCGGATGCTGCCGGAAGAATTTGAGCAGTGGCAGAACCGGCTGGACCCGGCACGTTACGATCAGGCCGCAGCAGTAGAACAGTAATAAAGATAAAACAGGAGAATGACGCATGGGTAAAATGCCGCTTTATACAATGCTGCAAAAAGCCCGTTCTATGGGCGGCTGGACGATGGTAGCCCAGTTAGAGGGCGATGCCGCGGGGAGCCAGCTGCTTTTGCTGGAGGGCAGGCCTGTGTGGCAGAGGGGAGACAGCACCGTACTGCTGCAGCACCTGACAGAACTGCAGGGCTGCACAGCAGCTGGTATCCACTCTGTTGCAGGCACAGACATCTTTGCGGAGCGCTTTGGCGCGGTGCCGCAGCTGGTAGTCTGCGGCGGTGGACATGTGGCTGCAGCCGTTGTGCAGCTTGCAAAGCTGCTGGGCCTGACGGTCCTTGCAATGGATGACCGCGAGGAATATGCACAGCAGCTGCGGCTGGCCGGAGCCGATAAAGTGCTCTGCCTGCCGTTTGATAAAGCGCTTGCGCAGGTACCTGACGGCGCAGAGACTTATTTTGTGGTCGTCACCCGGGCACATGCATTTGATGTGGACTGCCTGAAGGTGATATTAAAAAAGCCTGCAGCCTATGTTGGCATGATGGGCAGCCGCGGGCGTGCCGCACTGGTGCGCCGTCAACTTCTGGAAGCCGATATCGATGCCGAAAGAGTGGAGGCGTTGTACGCACCCATCGGGCTTTCCATCGGCTCACAGACGGCAGAGGAGATCGCACTTTCCATTCTGGCACAGATCGTATCGATCAAGAATGCGCGTCCGCAGACGGAGGGCTTTTCATCTGCCCTTCTGGAAGCCATGGCTCAGACAGATGCCGCCGGGCAGCAGGCGGTGCTTGCCGTGATTGCGGCGCGGCACGGCTCTACGCCGCGGGAAATCGGCGCAAAAATGCTGGTTCGCACAGACGGCTCTATTGTGGGCAGCGTGGGCGGCGGTATTATGGAGCACCGCACCATTCTGGCTGCACAGGAAATGCTGACGGGAGCTGCTCCGGCGTATCAACGGCTGCATTTTTCGGCAGACGGCAAAAATGATGATGCAGCAATTGCTGCCTGCGGTGGGTCTATGGAGATCGTATTGACTCGACTCCAGCCCGGAGAGGAGATCAAATGAAGAAGGATGCACTGATCCTTGTGCGCGGCGGTGGCGACCTTGCTACCGGCACCATTCACCGGCTGTGGAGCGCAGGCCTGCGTGTGCTGGTGCTGGAAGCGGAGCATCCGGCGGCGATCCGGCGGCAGGTTTCTCTGTGCGAAGCCGTTTATGAAGGTGAGACCGCCGTTGAAGGTCTGCGTGCGGTACGGATCGAAACTCTGGCGCAGGCAGAAGAAATCTGGAAACAGAATGCCGTTCCTGTTCTGGTAGACCCGCAAGGAAAAAGCATTGCGCCCGCAAAGCCGGATGTCCTTGTGGATGCGATCCTTGCCAAAAAGAATCTTGGCACAACGCGGGATATGGCACCCCTGACCATTGCACTCGGCCCCGGTTTCACGGCCGGGCAGGATGTGGATGTGGTGGTGGAGACCAAACGCGGCCACCGGCTGGGACGCATCATTCGGGAAGGCAGTGCCATCCCTGATACCGGCATTCCCGGAATCGTTGGAGGCTACGGAAAAGAGCGCGTGATCCATGCCGGCACGGCCGGTATATTTATGGATCTCCGCAAAATTGGAGATATTGTGGAAGCGGGTGAGACCATTGCGCAGATCCGCACGGCAGATGGTGCCATGATCTCTGTGACCACGCAGATCACGGGCATTCTGCGCGGACTTCTGCGCAGCAGTTATCCGGTAACGCCCGGTTTTAAGGTGGCCGATATAGACCCTCGCAAAGAGGAACTTTCCAACTGTTTCCTCATTTCGGATAAGGCCCGCTGCATCGCGGGCAGTGTGCTGGAACTTGTCTGCGCTCAACTGTGGAAATAAACCTGTAAAAGCAAAAACCTCCGCTTCCCAGCGGCAGTATCGACAGGGAAGCGGAGGTTTCTATTTTTCATTTCAGTTGCGGTAGCAGCGGTCCTGACCTACCAGCCAGTCCTCACACAGGCGCTGGGCTTCCTCCAAACTGCGGCTCTCGCAGTCGAAGAATGCACCGTGCATCGAGCGATAGGAGTAGTGAACTCTCGGAATACCGTTGCCATCCTTGAAGCGTTCGCAGCGTTCTTCACCGGGCATCAGAAAAAGTTGTTTCATGGTTCCTTCTCCTTTGATTTCAGCATTCCGGAGCGGCCGGCCGGGTGCAAGCCGCACAACGCTTGCTATTGTAGCACGCAGGGGAGAAGTTTGCTATTGTCTTTTTGGCCAAAGATATGTTTTGTTTTTCTCTGTGGTTGTGGCACAAAAGGGCTTGACAAGATCATTCGTACAGGATGCATTCCTGTTCCTGCATTTTCTTTTTTGCCGCTGACGCTTTGCATGGGCAGCTGCCTTGGCGTATGAAAAAACCGATGGAACGGATGAAAATATTTTGTGTACTTTTCACAGTTTTCTTCTCGAGATTTTGGTGGTACAATAGAAGCATTAAAATATATCCTTTCAGGAGGAGCACATGGCAGAAAAGAATATTGAACTGGATAGTGTAGAGGTCGCCGCAGCTGTTTTTGGCAACTGCGACCGGAACATCCGTCTGCTGGAGAACGAATTTTCTGTTACGGCGGTCTGCCGGGGCACGCAGCTGCGGCTTTCAGGCGAACCGGCCAATGTTGCCGCGGCCAGCCGCGCTGTGGAGGGAATGCTGCTTCTGATCGAGAATCATACACCGCTGGAAGACCAGACCGTGCGCTACTGCATCAGTCTGGCGCACGACGGAGCAGAAAAGCGGGTCAAGGAACTGACCGAAGATTTTGTTACCGTAACGGTCAAGGGACGGCCGATCCGGCCCAAAACACTGGGCCAGAAGGAATATCTCAATGCCATCCGCACCAATGCCATCACCTTTGGCGTTGGCCCGGCGGGTACCGGCAAGACCTATCTGGCCGTTGCCATGGCGGTAAAGGCTTTTAAAGCCAAGGATGTTTCCCGCATCGTGCTCACCCGCCCGGCAGTGGAAGCAGGTGAAAAGCTGGGCTTTCTGCCCGGTGATCTGCAGCAGAAGGTAGACCCTTATCTGCGCCCGCTGTATGACGGCCTGTTTGATATGCTGGGTGCCGAAACTTACGAGCGCCTTGTGGAAAAGCAGATCATTGAGGTTGCACCGCTTGCCTATATGCGCGGACGCACGCTGGATGATTCCTTTATCATTCTGGATGAGGCACAGAACACCACACCGGAGCAGATGAAAATGTTCCTCACACGTATGGGTGTCGGCTCCAAGGTGGTGGTTACCGGTGATGTGACCCAGATCGATCTGCCGGAACGCACCCGCAGCGGTCTTGTGGATGCACTGCACGTGCTTAAAAATGTAAATGGGATTGCACAGTGCTATTTTACTGAGAAAGATGTTGTGCGCCACCGTCTTGTGCAGGAGATTATCAAGGCTTACGAAAAGGCTGCACACCCTGAAAAATAAAATCACCAGAATTCATATAAAGCCATCAAAAACAGAAAGGAGTGGACTGATTTATGTCCAATAAAGTTTTGATCACCAATTCACAGAAGGCCGTCAAGGTTCCTTCCGGTCTGCGCATTCTCATCCGCCGTGCCTGTAATGCCGTGCTGGAGTATGAGCATTTTGAAGCTCCTGCAGAGATCAGCGTGACCTTTGTGGATAACGCCGCCATTGCTGAGCTGAACAACCAGTACCGCAACAAGCCCATGCCCACCGACGTGCTGAGCTTCCCTCTGGGTGTAGACGGCAAATATGATGTTGACGAGAACAACGGCTGCAAAATGCTGGGTGACATCGTCATCAGTATGGAGCGTGCACAGGAGCAGGCAAACCTCTACGGCCATCCGCTGCAGCGTGAGGTGGCGTTCCTGACGGTGCACTCCATGCTGCACCTGCTGGGCTACGACCACGAAAATGGCGGTCTGGAAGCCATGCGGATGCGTGAGAAAGAGGAAGCTGTTCTGCTGCAGCTGGGCCTGCCGCGCACCGTAAGCTATACCGAGTAATAGATTCACCGTGCGGTTGCCGCACAATACAGACAGGAGCTAGATTTTGAGTAACGCTACACCCATTCAGGGGCATTATGATACTTCTTCCGTTTTTGTGGCTGTCATTGGCCGTCCCAATGTAGGCAAATCCAGTCTGACCAACCTTCTGGTTGGCGAAAAGGTAGCCATCGTCACTTCCAAGCCGCAGACCACCCGTACCCGCATTACCGGCGTGATCACCCGCGGGCCGCTGCAGTATGTGCTGCTGGATACACCCGGTGTGCACAAGGCACGCAACAAACTGGGTAAACGGATGGATAAGACTGCCAGCGATTCCATTGCAGATGTGGATGTTTCCATGATGCTGTTTGAGCCTTACGGCGCACTGAATGAATCGGAAATGGTGCTGGTGGATATGCTGCGCAGCAGCGGCGGCCCGGCAATTGCAGTCATCAACAAGACCGACCTTGTCAAGGAGCCTGCTGATCTGGAAGCCCGCAAAGAAGAGCTGAAGGCATTGGGTGTATTCGACGATATCTACACCATCAGCGTCCGTGATAACGACGGCTGCGAAGTGCTGTTCGATGCTTTGAGCCGCTATGCTGTGGAAGGCCCGCATTATTTTGATGATGATGCCTACACGGATATGCCGGAAAAGGAGCTTGTGGCGGAGGTCATCCGTGAAAAGGCCCTGCTGTTCATGCGCGACGAGATCCCCCATGGCATTGCTGTTGTGGTGGAGCGCTTCAAAGAGCGCCCGGGCACCGACCTGATCGATATTGATGTAAATATCTACTGCGAGCGCGAAAGCCACAAGGGCATGGTCATTGGAAAAGGCGGTGCAATGCTGAAAAAAATTGCCAGTGCTGCCCGTGCAGACTGCGAAGAGTTTTTGGGCTGCCGCGTCAATCTGCAGTGCTGGGTAAAGGTAAAATCCGATTGGCGCGATAACGAGTTCCTGCTGAACAACTTTGGCTTCAAGCAGAACACCAATAACCGCTGACACTTGCCAAAGCAGGACAGAATTCCCTTGGATGAACGGTTAAAATAAACCTGACACTATCCGTAACAGGGAAGAGGTGCTGCAAATGGATGCACAAGCAAGCTGGCAGGCGTTTGCCTGCACGGGAAACATTCTTCGTTATCTCGATTATAAACAACAGCGGCCGGAAGAAACCCCGGCAGAGGACCAAGAAAATGGAAGCCTTTGTAACCACGGGTCTGGTGCTGAAGGAGACCCGCTATAAGGAATCGGACCGCATTCTGACGATCCTGACACCGGAACTGGGCGTGATCTCGGCAGCAGCGCAGAGCAGCCTGCGGCTGAAGAGCAAGCTGTTCAGCGCGTGCGGGCTGTTCTGCTACTCCGAGTTCACACTGGTGCCGGGCCGCAACATGTACACTGTGCGGGAAGCAGAAGTGAAAAATGTCTTTCACGGCATCTCGTCCAGCATTGAGGGCATGAGTCTTGCCATGTATATGGCTGAAATGGCAATGACCCTTTCGCCCACCGGGCAGGAGGCACAGCGGGAGCTTCGGCTGCTGCTCAACTGTTTCTATATGATCAGCGAGAGCAAAACGGATCTGCGGGTGATCAAGGCCGTGTTTGAACTGCGTACCATGAGCGAGTGCGGCTTTATGCCGCAGATCGTGTGCTGCCGCGATTGCAGCGCCTATGATGGTGCTGCGTTCTATCTGGATGTGCAGGAAGGCCATCTGCTCTGTGCAGACTGCGCCGCAAAAGCAGGAAAGACCTGCAACCTTGATCAGGGCGCACTGTATGCGCTGCGGCACATCTGCCTTGTGGACGACAAAAAAATATTTGCATTCAAAATTTCTGTGGGCAGTCTGGAAAAGCTTTCCGCAGTGGCAGAGCGCTATGCACTGACCCACATGGACAAGCCTTTGAAAAGCTATGACTTTTTAAAGACCCTGCTGCCCTGAGCATAAAGGGAACCTATGGAAACAAGTTACTTAAAAACTCTGGAACTGGATAAGATCGTCGCTCGTGCCGCAGAGGGCTGCGTGTGCAAGGAAGCGCGCGAAATGCTGCTTGCCACTCAGCCGCAGTGCGACCCGGACGAGGTGCGCTATGCGCTGGAACAGACCGATGCCATCAACACCCTGCTGATCAAAAACGGCTCCCCGCGCTTTGGCGGCGTGGAGAATGTCAGTCAGCTGGCGGCCCGCGCCGTAAAAGGCGGCGTACTTTCAATGGGCGAGCTGTTGATGGTGGCTGGTGCACTGCGCAATTTTCAGAATCTTTCAAGCTGGTATGGCGCTTCGGAGCACGACGCTCTGCCTACAGACGATCTGTTCTATGCGCTGGCACCGCAGCCGGGCCTGGAACAGCAGATCTCCAGCGCCATTCTGGCACCGGATGCCATGGCAGACACGGCCTCTCATACCCTGAACGACCTGCGCAAAAAGATCCGCGCAACGGAGAATAGCATCCGTGACCGTCTGGAGAGCATGGTCCGCAATATGGATACCTCCAAGTATCTACAGGAAAGCGTGGTTTCCATGCGCAATGGCCGGTATGTTGTGCCGGTCAAGAGCGAATACCGCGGTGAGGTGAGCGGCATTATTCATGATGTTTCGTCTACCGGAGCCACCGTCTTTGTGGAGCCGCAGGCCGTTGTGGAAGCCAATGCCCGCATTTTGCAGTACCGTGCGCAGGAAGCGCAGGAGATCGAGCGCATTCTGGTGGCCTTTACCGCACAGGTGGCCGCCATTGAGCCGCAGTTCCAGTACAGCTACAAGGCTATGCTGGAGATCGATGTTCTGCTGGCAAAGGCACGGCTGGCTTTGGATCTCAAGGCATTCAAGCCTGCTGTCCGCACCGACGATTCCTTCTCGCTGATCCGTGCGCGCCACCCGCTGATCGATCCTAAAAAGTGCGTGCCTGTGGATATTGCTCTGGGCAGGGATTACGATTCTCTGATCATCACCGGACCGAACACCGGTGGCAAAACCGTCACCTTGAAAACAGCGGGCCTGCTGTGCGCCATGGCGCAGTGCGGCTTTCTGATCCCGGCTGACGAGCGCAGCGAGATCTGCGTATTTGACGAATTTCTGGTGGATATCGGCGATGAACAGAGCATTGAGCAGAGCCTTTCCACCTTCTCCGGTCATATGAAAAAGATCACCGGCATTCTGGAGCTTGCCATGCCGCACACACTGGTGCTGCTGGACGAGCTTGGTGCCGGTACCGACCCCGCCGAAGGTGCTGCGCTGGCTGTGGCCATCATTGAAGAGCTGCGCCGCCGCGGCGTGCTGCTGATGGCCACCACTCACTACGCTGAGCTGAAGGTGTTTGCTCTGGAAACCAAGGGCGTTGTCAATGCCAGCTGTGAGTTTGATCTGGAAACGCTGCGCCCGACCTATAAGCTGAGCGTCGGCGTGCCGGGCAAATCCAATGCGTTCCTCATCAGCGAAAAGTTGGGCATCCCGGAGCGCGTGATCGAAGCGGCACAGCAGCATCTTTCCGCAGAGGATAAGCGTCTGGATGCCGTTCTGGGACAGCTGGATGATCTGAAGCTGCAGCTGAAGGAAAGCCAGAACGAGGTGGAAGAGCTGAAAAATGAAGCTTCCCACCAGCTGGAAGCCGCGCAGAAAAAGCGTGATGAGCTGATCCGTCAGGGCGAAAATGAACTGGAAGCTGCCCGTGCTAAGGCTCGTGCGCTGGCACAACAGGTGGAAAGTCAGGCTTACGCCTTGACCGATGAACTGCGTCAGCTGCAGAAGGACGAGCGCATGAGCACCCAGCAGAAAGCTCAGCGCGCCCGCGAGATCGCCAAAAAAGAATCGGAAAAGCTGTTTATCGGCTCTGAGGCGGTGCATAACCCCGTCAAGGAATTTGTGCCGCTGAAAGAGGTCAAGGTAGGGCAGGAGGTCTGCATTGCAGAGCTGAACCAGCTGGCCACCGTATTGGCCCTGCCGGATAAAAACGGCGATGTTCTGGTGCGTGCAGGCATCATCAAGACCAAAGTTCCGCTCAAGGGCTTGAAACAGCCGGAAAAGCTGGTCAAGGAAAAGAAACCGCAGACTAAAGCACAGCAGCGCTATTCCCGCCTGACCGGCGATGCCAACCGCCCGAACGGCAGGGTAGAGAGGGTACAGCGTTCCGCCAAGATGGAATGCAATCTGCTGGGCCTGACGGTGGACGAAGCGCTGCCGGAGGTGGATTCCTTTATCGACCGTGCCATCCTGAACGGACAGACAGTGGTTTATCTGATCCACGGCAATGGAACCGGTGCGCTGCGCACAGCTATCCACAAGCATCTGCGCGGCAACCGCATGGTCAAAAGCTTCCGTCTGGGCCGTTATGGCGAGGGTGAAAGCGGCGTGACCGTGGTAGAGCTGAAATAAAGAAAAAGCTATCCGAAGGATTTTTCGGGTAGCTTTTTCTTACATTGAAGGAATTTGCAGAGCAGGATCGTATTCTATAAAGAATGCTAATATAAG
Above is a genomic segment from Faecalibacterium taiwanense containing:
- the recO gene encoding DNA repair protein RecO codes for the protein MEAFVTTGLVLKETRYKESDRILTILTPELGVISAAAQSSLRLKSKLFSACGLFCYSEFTLVPGRNMYTVREAEVKNVFHGISSSIEGMSLAMYMAEMAMTLSPTGQEAQRELRLLLNCFYMISESKTDLRVIKAVFELRTMSECGFMPQIVCCRDCSAYDGAAFYLDVQEGHLLCADCAAKAGKTCNLDQGALYALRHICLVDDKKIFAFKISVGSLEKLSAVAERYALTHMDKPLKSYDFLKTLLP
- the ybeY gene encoding rRNA maturation RNase YbeY, producing MSNKVLITNSQKAVKVPSGLRILIRRACNAVLEYEHFEAPAEISVTFVDNAAIAELNNQYRNKPMPTDVLSFPLGVDGKYDVDENNGCKMLGDIVISMERAQEQANLYGHPLQREVAFLTVHSMLHLLGYDHENGGLEAMRMREKEEAVLLQLGLPRTVSYTE
- a CDS encoding DUF3873 family protein — protein: MKQLFLMPGEERCERFKDGNGIPRVHYSYRSMHGAFFDCESRSLEEAQRLCEDWLVGQDRCYRN
- a CDS encoding aminotransferase class V-fold PLP-dependent enzyme, encoding MIYLDNAATTLRKPPQVEQAVLDAMRTAGNPGRGAHEPTLHASRLVYAARCAMAKLLHAPDPSCIAFAANATEALNIALGGLFAPGDHIITTVCEHNSVLRPLYRLREQGLQFSFAGVDERGRLQYDDWDKLVQPNTKALVVTGASNVTGNGTDLAKAAGFAHRHGLLLIVDAAQTAGSQPIDVQALGIDVLCFTGHKALLGPQGTGGLYVRPGLSIQPLVVGGSGVHSFDEQHPAQMPTALEAGTLNVPGLAGLCAGVEWILAQGVETLCAKETALAALFYKNIRDLPNVKIYGDPEMALHAPIISLNIGDEDSARIADILWEDYSICVRAGAHCAPLMHKALGTVEQGVVRFSFSHFNTEAEVLQTAAAVQELAQET
- a CDS encoding endonuclease MutS2, whose product is METSYLKTLELDKIVARAAEGCVCKEAREMLLATQPQCDPDEVRYALEQTDAINTLLIKNGSPRFGGVENVSQLAARAVKGGVLSMGELLMVAGALRNFQNLSSWYGASEHDALPTDDLFYALAPQPGLEQQISSAILAPDAMADTASHTLNDLRKKIRATENSIRDRLESMVRNMDTSKYLQESVVSMRNGRYVVPVKSEYRGEVSGIIHDVSSTGATVFVEPQAVVEANARILQYRAQEAQEIERILVAFTAQVAAIEPQFQYSYKAMLEIDVLLAKARLALDLKAFKPAVRTDDSFSLIRARHPLIDPKKCVPVDIALGRDYDSLIITGPNTGGKTVTLKTAGLLCAMAQCGFLIPADERSEICVFDEFLVDIGDEQSIEQSLSTFSGHMKKITGILELAMPHTLVLLDELGAGTDPAEGAALAVAIIEELRRRGVLLMATTHYAELKVFALETKGVVNASCEFDLETLRPTYKLSVGVPGKSNAFLISEKLGIPERVIEAAQQHLSAEDKRLDAVLGQLDDLKLQLKESQNEVEELKNEASHQLEAAQKKRDELIRQGENELEAARAKARALAQQVESQAYALTDELRQLQKDERMSTQQKAQRAREIAKKESEKLFIGSEAVHNPVKEFVPLKEVKVGQEVCIAELNQLATVLALPDKNGDVLVRAGIIKTKVPLKGLKQPEKLVKEKKPQTKAQQRYSRLTGDANRPNGRVERVQRSAKMECNLLGLTVDEALPEVDSFIDRAILNGQTVVYLIHGNGTGALRTAIHKHLRGNRMVKSFRLGRYGEGESGVTVVELK
- the era gene encoding GTPase Era, which translates into the protein MSNATPIQGHYDTSSVFVAVIGRPNVGKSSLTNLLVGEKVAIVTSKPQTTRTRITGVITRGPLQYVLLDTPGVHKARNKLGKRMDKTASDSIADVDVSMMLFEPYGALNESEMVLVDMLRSSGGPAIAVINKTDLVKEPADLEARKEELKALGVFDDIYTISVRDNDGCEVLFDALSRYAVEGPHYFDDDAYTDMPEKELVAEVIREKALLFMRDEIPHGIAVVVERFKERPGTDLIDIDVNIYCERESHKGMVIGKGGAMLKKIASAARADCEEFLGCRVNLQCWVKVKSDWRDNEFLLNNFGFKQNTNNR
- the yqeB gene encoding selenium-dependent molybdenum cofactor biosynthesis protein YqeB; amino-acid sequence: MKKDALILVRGGGDLATGTIHRLWSAGLRVLVLEAEHPAAIRRQVSLCEAVYEGETAVEGLRAVRIETLAQAEEIWKQNAVPVLVDPQGKSIAPAKPDVLVDAILAKKNLGTTRDMAPLTIALGPGFTAGQDVDVVVETKRGHRLGRIIREGSAIPDTGIPGIVGGYGKERVIHAGTAGIFMDLRKIGDIVEAGETIAQIRTADGAMISVTTQITGILRGLLRSSYPVTPGFKVADIDPRKEELSNCFLISDKARCIAGSVLELVCAQLWK
- the yedF gene encoding sulfurtransferase-like selenium metabolism protein YedF, whose product is MLKVDARGDACPLPVVKAKKAISELKGAGEVEVLVDNEIAVQNLTKMAQQKGYQYSAEKLAEREYRVLFTVGEASETPTEEAPACALDTRTDTVVAISSDKMGIGADDLGKSLLKAFVFALTQQDQLPKTVLFYNGGASLTCEGSPMLDDLKTLEAQGVEIMTCGTCLNFYGLTEKLAVGSVTNMYTIVEKLTQAGNVVKP
- a CDS encoding PhoH family protein is translated as MAEKNIELDSVEVAAAVFGNCDRNIRLLENEFSVTAVCRGTQLRLSGEPANVAAASRAVEGMLLLIENHTPLEDQTVRYCISLAHDGAEKRVKELTEDFVTVTVKGRPIRPKTLGQKEYLNAIRTNAITFGVGPAGTGKTYLAVAMAVKAFKAKDVSRIVLTRPAVEAGEKLGFLPGDLQQKVDPYLRPLYDGLFDMLGAETYERLVEKQIIEVAPLAYMRGRTLDDSFIILDEAQNTTPEQMKMFLTRMGVGSKVVVTGDVTQIDLPERTRSGLVDALHVLKNVNGIAQCYFTEKDVVRHRLVQEIIKAYEKAAHPEK
- a CDS encoding DUF3343 domain-containing protein — protein: MRIKKTYIVLSFRTTLDAMEWEKQCLAEKVPGRLIPLPREISAGCGLAWRMLPEEFEQWQNRLDPARYDQAAAVEQ
- a CDS encoding XdhC/CoxI family protein, which codes for MGKMPLYTMLQKARSMGGWTMVAQLEGDAAGSQLLLLEGRPVWQRGDSTVLLQHLTELQGCTAAGIHSVAGTDIFAERFGAVPQLVVCGGGHVAAAVVQLAKLLGLTVLAMDDREEYAQQLRLAGADKVLCLPFDKALAQVPDGAETYFVVVTRAHAFDVDCLKVILKKPAAYVGMMGSRGRAALVRRQLLEADIDAERVEALYAPIGLSIGSQTAEEIALSILAQIVSIKNARPQTEGFSSALLEAMAQTDAAGQQAVLAVIAARHGSTPREIGAKMLVRTDGSIVGSVGGGIMEHRTILAAQEMLTGAAPAYQRLHFSADGKNDDAAIAACGGSMEIVLTRLQPGEEIK